The following are encoded together in the Lathyrus oleraceus cultivar Zhongwan6 chromosome 3, CAAS_Psat_ZW6_1.0, whole genome shotgun sequence genome:
- the LOC127126350 gene encoding xylan glycosyltransferase MUCI21 codes for MVHHHRKRSSDSIKDEESQLHLMDCSTSVYYKRTKPKLLSFLFLITFLSCCYVFAPFFLGPSFSLSLLYSNGPENDDNQDGVDVKASTCSSVSTGTICCDRTGYRSDICVMKGDIRTDSSSSSIFLYNSINKNNFSRTVNGGEGENEEDQVIQEEKIKPYTRKWETSVMNTIDELNLISKKVNPRNVRKCDVQHDVPAVFFSNGGYTGNVYHEFNDGIIPLYITSQHFNKKVVFVILEYHSWWIMKYGDILSRLSEFPPIDFSEDNRTHCFNEAIVGLKIHDELAVDSSLMEGNKSIVDFRKLLDKAYSPRIKGLISQEEKEAQEKSKQQQNTVSPSSRSESETSQGVQEIARKKPKLVIVSRTGSRAITNENLLVKMAEEIGFHVAVLKPQKTSELAKIYRVLNESDVMIGVHGAAMTHFMFMKPKSVFIQVVPLGTNWAADTYYGEPARKLGLKYIRYEIHPKESSLYDIYDKNDPILSDPDSITKKGWEYTKKIYLDSQNVKLDLRRFRKRLHRAYEYTVLRLNLNLQHQSQ; via the exons atGGTTCATCATCACCGTAAAAGATCTTCAGACTCCATCAAAGACGAAGAATCACAGCTTCATCTCATGGACTGTTCAACCTCTGTTTATTACAAGAGAACAAAGCCTAAGTTGCTGTCTTTTCTCTTCCTCATCACCTTTCTCTCTTGTTGCTATGTCTTCGCACCTTTTTTCCTTGGACCTTCTTTCTCTTTATCTCTTCTAT aCTCTAATGGACCTGAAAATGATGACAACCAAGACGGTGTTGATGTGAAAGCTTCTACTTGTTCTTCGGTTTCTACAGGAACTATATGTTGCGATAGAACTGGTTATCGTTCTGATATCTGTGTGATGAAAGGTGATATAAGAACAGACTCTTCTTCCTCTTCAATCTTCCTCTACAACTCAATAAACAAGAATAATTTTTCAAGGACGGTTAATGGCGGAGAAGGTGAAAACGAAGAGGATCAAGTTATTCAAGAAGAGAAGATAAAGCCGTATACTAGAAAATGGGAGACTAGTGTGATGAACACAATTGATGAATTGAATCTCATCTCAAAGAAAGTGAATCCGCGGAATGTTCGAAAATGTGATGTTCAACATGATGTTCCGGCAGTTTTCTTCTCTAATGGAGGATACACTGGCAACGTTTATCACGAATTCAACGACGGAATCATACCTTTATACATCACTTCACAGCATTTCAACAAGAAGGTTGTGTTTGTGATACTTGAGTATCATAGTTGGTGGATTATGAAATACGGCGACATCCTTTCTCGTTTATCGGAGTTTCCACCGATTGATTTTAGTGAAGATAACCGGACTCATTGTTTCAATGAAGCAATCGTCGGTCTCAAAATCCACGACGAGCTAGCCGTGGATTCCTCCTTGATGGAAGGTAACAAAAGCATTGTTGATTTCAGAAAGCTTTTGGACAAAGCTTATTCGCCGCGGATTAAAGGACTAATTAGCCAAGAGGAAAAGGAAGCACAAGAGAaatcaaaacaacaacaaaacaCGGTATCTCCATCATCGCGATCAGAATCAGAAACCTCGCAGGGAGTGCAAGAAATTGCGCGAAAGAAACCAAAGTTAGTTATTGTCTCTAGAACTGGTTCAAGAGCTATAACCAATGAGAATTTGCTGGTGAAAATGGCTGAAGAAATTGGATTTCATGTTGCGGTTTTAAAACCTCAAAAAACTTCGGAATTGGCAAAGATTTATAGGGTACTTAATGAAAGTGATGTGATGATTGGTGTTCATGGAGCTGCAATGACACATTTTATGTTCATGAAACCTAAATCTGTGTTCATTCAAGTTGTTCCTCTTGGCACTAATTGGGCTGCAGATACTTATTATGGTGAACCTGCAAGGAAACTTGGTTTGAAATACATTCGATATGAAATTCACCCAAAAGAAAGCTCTTTATATGATATATATGATAAAAATGATCCTATTTTGAGTGACCCTGATAGCATTACAAAGAAGGGGTGGGAATATACAAAGAAGATTTATCTTGATAGCCAGAATGTTAAATTAGACCTTAGAAGATTCAGAAAAAGGTTGCATAGAGCTTATGAGTACACAGTTCTGAGATTAAATCTGAATCTTCAACACCAATCACAGTGA